The following are encoded in a window of Nibricoccus aquaticus genomic DNA:
- a CDS encoding transporter substrate-binding domain-containing protein gives MPTPLLSFFRSHTPLSRRLVGFIVLLIGPFTAFARADDKAATPGPSPGPLPLIAGAASDSFPKSYIGNTGRCEGFSVDLLDAVARVMNLRIDRIVAPSAELHTRFQTGEFDLLQTYSPGPGRELYADFSVQFMNLQGAVFIRKDSPHLKTIADLSQADLIIVGRGSVAEKFFADYQIVPRKITYVSSVQEALRLIEHGQHDAVFASRLTALSLIERDRHKNIRILGDPFDGYDVQHCFAVHKDDPRLLARLNEGLAILHRTGEFDTIYRKWYGHFDAPLFTREQVVTYAAVILAFASLAALWGLLRQRALRRRLSAQASRLVEQEAILAEAQQIAHVGHWSFTLATRRIDCSAEALRILDRDPALGPLTYLRLLTLIPASERSSAHRSIREAMLIGSACEITLTLSPRHAHRKIVHATLRAERDPDGRVSRIFGTLQDITRLITAEERLRARDQLLLALYENAPNAMGVVEPAADSFRFVSANPGTARLLGLNSAHLAGRLVNQLGLPDDVATFWTTLFRDANNRADNLRLERVLPSLHRHYAITLIPLGGAGAEARPQVCYLAEDITERKQIDAEVAQGRKLRAIGELVGGIAHEFNNLLTPVLLKTELLADELRSQPHLLAELRAITHASQRGADLTRRLLAFGRRSDSGEEVVHLPALVKANLDLLRSTIDRRIELASDIPNSLTPLYLNATDLHQIVLNLLLNARDTLMDKLERAPSNPWHPRIKIQAAGLKTAPADTESTPDRRILGWINLTVQDNGLGMTREIQERIFEPFYTTKGVGKGTGLGLATVWHLVTRIGGKINVSSTPGEGSTFQVWLPLFSPPPAVPAGTAPAPAKEVSSRRILLVEDDELVAQTLATALRRLKHDVTHIGHGTEAWRHLAANPDYDLVMLDIDLPGLNGVEIARRLRGTRFSGKILVASGRLADHELRELRGLKIDHILEKPFTPQALQLALQACLHTP, from the coding sequence GTGCCCACGCCCCTCCTTTCTTTTTTCCGTTCGCATACCCCGCTCAGCCGAAGGCTAGTCGGTTTTATCGTTCTCTTAATCGGCCCATTCACAGCCTTCGCCCGGGCTGATGATAAAGCCGCCACCCCTGGCCCTTCGCCCGGCCCACTCCCCCTGATCGCCGGTGCCGCCAGCGATAGCTTCCCCAAATCCTACATCGGCAACACCGGCCGCTGCGAAGGCTTCTCCGTCGACCTCCTCGACGCCGTCGCGCGCGTCATGAATCTCCGCATCGACCGCATTGTCGCGCCCTCCGCCGAACTCCACACCCGCTTCCAGACCGGCGAATTCGACCTCCTCCAGACCTACAGCCCCGGCCCCGGCCGCGAACTCTACGCCGATTTCTCCGTGCAGTTCATGAACCTGCAGGGCGCCGTCTTTATCCGCAAAGACTCTCCTCACCTCAAAACCATCGCCGATCTCTCCCAAGCCGACCTCATCATCGTCGGCCGCGGCAGCGTCGCCGAGAAATTCTTCGCCGATTACCAGATCGTCCCGCGCAAAATCACCTACGTCAGCTCCGTCCAGGAAGCCCTCCGCCTCATCGAACACGGCCAGCACGACGCCGTCTTCGCCTCCCGCCTCACCGCCCTCTCCCTCATCGAGCGCGACCGGCATAAAAACATCCGCATCCTCGGCGACCCCTTCGACGGCTACGACGTCCAGCACTGCTTCGCCGTCCATAAAGACGACCCCCGTCTCCTCGCCCGCCTCAACGAAGGCCTCGCCATCCTCCATCGTACCGGCGAATTCGATACCATCTACCGCAAGTGGTACGGCCACTTCGACGCCCCCCTCTTCACCCGCGAACAAGTCGTCACCTACGCCGCCGTCATCCTCGCCTTCGCCTCCCTCGCCGCCCTCTGGGGCCTCCTCCGCCAGCGCGCCCTCCGCCGCCGCCTCTCCGCCCAGGCCTCCCGCCTCGTTGAGCAAGAAGCCATCCTCGCCGAAGCCCAGCAAATCGCCCACGTCGGCCACTGGAGCTTCACCCTCGCCACCCGCCGCATCGACTGCTCCGCCGAAGCCCTCCGCATCCTCGATCGCGATCCCGCCCTCGGCCCCCTCACCTACCTCCGCCTCCTCACCCTCATCCCCGCCTCCGAACGCTCCTCCGCCCACCGTTCCATCCGCGAGGCCATGCTCATCGGCTCCGCCTGCGAAATCACTCTCACCCTCTCACCACGCCACGCTCACCGCAAAATCGTCCACGCCACCCTCCGCGCCGAACGCGACCCCGACGGCCGCGTCTCTCGCATCTTCGGCACCCTTCAGGACATCACCCGCCTCATCACCGCCGAGGAGCGCCTCCGCGCCCGCGACCAGCTCCTCCTCGCCCTCTACGAAAACGCCCCCAACGCCATGGGCGTCGTCGAACCCGCCGCCGACTCCTTCCGCTTCGTCTCCGCCAACCCCGGCACCGCCCGCCTCCTCGGCCTCAACTCCGCCCACCTCGCCGGCCGCCTTGTCAACCAGCTCGGCCTCCCCGACGACGTCGCCACCTTCTGGACCACCCTCTTCCGCGACGCCAACAACCGCGCCGATAACCTCCGCCTCGAACGCGTCCTCCCGTCCTTGCATCGCCACTACGCGATCACCCTCATCCCCCTCGGCGGCGCCGGCGCCGAAGCCCGCCCCCAGGTCTGCTACCTCGCCGAGGACATCACCGAACGTAAGCAAATCGACGCCGAGGTCGCCCAAGGCCGCAAACTCCGCGCCATCGGCGAACTCGTCGGCGGCATCGCCCACGAATTCAACAACCTCCTCACCCCCGTCCTCCTCAAGACCGAGCTCCTCGCCGACGAACTCCGCTCCCAGCCCCACCTCCTCGCCGAACTCCGCGCCATCACCCACGCCTCCCAGCGCGGCGCCGACCTCACCCGCCGCCTCCTCGCCTTCGGCCGCCGCTCCGACTCCGGCGAAGAAGTCGTCCACCTCCCCGCCCTCGTCAAAGCCAACCTCGACCTCCTCCGCTCCACCATCGACCGCCGCATCGAACTCGCCTCCGACATCCCCAACTCCCTCACCCCGCTCTACCTCAACGCCACCGACCTCCACCAGATCGTCCTCAACCTCCTCCTCAACGCCCGCGACACCCTCATGGATAAATTGGAGCGCGCCCCCTCCAACCCCTGGCACCCCCGCATCAAAATCCAGGCCGCCGGCCTCAAGACCGCCCCCGCCGACACCGAATCCACCCCCGACCGCCGCATCCTCGGCTGGATAAATCTCACCGTACAAGACAACGGCCTCGGCATGACCCGCGAAATCCAGGAACGCATCTTCGAACCCTTCTACACCACCAAAGGCGTCGGCAAAGGCACCGGCCTCGGCCTCGCCACCGTCTGGCACCTCGTCACCCGTATCGGCGGCAAAATCAACGTCTCCTCCACCCCCGGCGAAGGCAGCACCTTCCAAGTCTGGCTCCCCCTCTTCTCCCCGCCACCCGCCGTCCCAGCCGGTACCGCGCCCGCCCCCGCCAAAGAAGTCTCCAGCCGCCGGATACTCCTCGTCGAGGACGACGAACTCGTCGCCCAGACCCTCGCCACCGCCCTCCGCCGCCTCAAACACGACGTCACCCACATCGGCCACGGCACCGAAGCCTGGCGCCACCTCGCCGCCAATCCCGACTACGACCTCGTCATGCTCGACATCGACCTCCCCGGCCTCAACGGCGTGGAAATCGCCCGCCGCCTCCGCGGCACCCGCTTCTCGGGAAAGATCCTCGTCGCCAGCGGCCGCCTCGCCGACCACGAGCTCCGCGAACTCCGCGGCCTCAAGATCGACCACATCCTGGAAAAACCCTTCACCCCCCAGGCCCTCCAGCTCGCCCTCCAAGCCTGCCTCCACACCCCGTAG
- a CDS encoding circularly permuted type 2 ATP-grasp protein: protein MPVEFSSLPRLRPAQLRAVRSRLQLLIRDAGQTDLSPEAAHPHAPYWHLEPAPLVLAPAEWATLEAACIQRARLVNALLADVYNTQEVLQAGILPPEVILGDPYYRRPCLRLDPTRADPATVIRFDLVKTAEGWLFTDTRANTPIGLSYAVQNRRFLSQEAGELYGALPDYHSIINFPLKLLAALHDLSPRASGEASIVILTAGPHDPFYSEHSFLARKMGLPLARGDDLLVLDNRVYFKTIAGLEPVDVIYRRLNDAHIDPVVFSTDRETAGVPGLLQCIRHGTVAMANAIGTGLAESRALEAYLPRLMRFYFGEKPLLPSVPTYTCGDTDQLDYILDSYTDLRIRPIHDPRLGDKHLLEQLPFLVGPRGLAPEVSKNPFAYVAQKAVQRLPLDTGSTHTPGFTLSLFALSHGRHRTVLPGGLVHIGANEPPRDRVGVTADTIVLQDTATSERDPAEAEAHPPAPPRSVLGSRSAENLLWLGRYLERAEVTARMLSIFDDVALEEIPARDRHRWLPIWRGLFEATGHAAEKITPRANPQNALSTDLIWRMTLSSRHPSSIFSSIGIASENARQLRDHVSPECWVILSRLHARLATLCRPETASPSDLQPTADAASDTDELRRKNAQLATQAVTTELNAFLGTAERTMLHDASWHFLRIGQHLERAIMTCSALRYVLGAIDEEIRATSPTSQPRENPELSALLRMLGSQDAYRRIYQTRTRPRFVAALFLQQPDAPRSICQNLRQIRESLLSIQSDLPGADETGVTTVNELLQFLDHVTLDRHFDATDSETPLRSLEEILSEVLERLYALHPLLSDHYFSHQARIPAQSELHL, encoded by the coding sequence ATGCCCGTCGAATTCTCCAGCCTGCCTCGCCTGCGCCCCGCGCAACTCCGCGCCGTCCGCAGCCGCCTGCAGCTCCTGATTCGCGACGCCGGCCAGACCGATCTCTCCCCCGAGGCCGCGCATCCGCACGCCCCCTACTGGCACCTCGAACCCGCCCCACTCGTCCTCGCTCCCGCCGAATGGGCCACCCTCGAAGCCGCCTGCATCCAGCGCGCCCGCCTCGTCAACGCCCTCCTCGCCGACGTCTATAACACGCAAGAAGTCCTCCAGGCCGGCATCCTCCCGCCCGAGGTCATTCTCGGCGATCCCTACTACCGCCGCCCCTGCCTCCGCCTCGATCCCACCCGAGCCGATCCCGCCACTGTCATCCGTTTCGATCTGGTGAAAACCGCCGAGGGCTGGCTCTTCACCGACACCCGCGCCAACACCCCCATCGGCCTCAGCTACGCCGTCCAAAACCGCCGCTTCCTCTCCCAGGAAGCCGGCGAACTCTACGGCGCCCTCCCCGATTACCACAGCATCATCAATTTCCCGCTCAAGCTCCTCGCCGCGCTACACGACCTCTCCCCCCGCGCGTCCGGCGAAGCCTCCATCGTCATCCTCACCGCCGGTCCGCACGACCCGTTCTACTCCGAACACAGTTTTCTCGCCCGCAAGATGGGCCTCCCCCTCGCCCGCGGCGACGACCTCCTCGTTTTAGACAACCGCGTCTACTTCAAAACCATCGCCGGTCTCGAACCCGTCGACGTCATCTACCGCCGCCTCAACGACGCCCACATCGACCCCGTCGTCTTCTCCACCGACCGCGAGACCGCCGGCGTCCCCGGCCTCCTCCAATGCATCCGCCACGGCACCGTCGCCATGGCCAACGCCATCGGCACCGGCCTCGCCGAATCCCGCGCCCTCGAAGCCTACCTCCCGCGCCTCATGCGCTTCTACTTCGGCGAAAAACCCCTCCTGCCTTCCGTCCCCACCTACACCTGCGGCGACACCGACCAGCTCGACTACATCCTCGATTCCTACACCGACCTCCGCATCCGCCCCATCCACGACCCGCGCCTCGGCGACAAACATCTCCTCGAACAACTTCCCTTTCTCGTCGGCCCCCGCGGCCTCGCTCCCGAGGTATCCAAAAACCCCTTCGCCTACGTCGCCCAAAAAGCCGTCCAGCGCCTCCCGCTCGACACCGGCTCCACCCACACCCCCGGCTTCACCCTCTCCCTCTTCGCCCTCTCCCACGGCCGCCACCGCACCGTCCTCCCCGGCGGCCTCGTCCACATCGGCGCCAACGAGCCCCCGCGCGACCGCGTCGGCGTCACCGCCGACACCATCGTCCTCCAGGACACCGCCACCAGCGAACGCGACCCCGCCGAAGCCGAAGCCCACCCGCCCGCCCCGCCCCGCTCCGTCCTCGGCTCCCGCTCCGCCGAAAACCTCCTCTGGCTCGGCCGGTACCTCGAACGCGCCGAAGTCACCGCCCGCATGCTGTCCATCTTCGACGACGTCGCCCTCGAAGAAATCCCCGCCCGCGACCGCCACCGCTGGCTCCCCATCTGGCGCGGCCTCTTCGAAGCCACCGGCCACGCCGCCGAAAAAATCACCCCGCGCGCCAATCCGCAAAACGCGCTCTCCACCGATCTCATCTGGCGCATGACCCTCTCCTCGCGCCACCCGAGCTCGATCTTCTCCTCCATCGGCATCGCCTCCGAAAACGCCCGCCAGCTCCGCGACCACGTCAGCCCCGAATGCTGGGTCATCCTGAGCCGCCTTCACGCCCGCCTCGCCACCCTCTGCCGCCCCGAAACCGCGTCCCCCTCCGACCTTCAACCAACTGCGGACGCGGCCTCCGACACCGACGAACTCCGCCGCAAAAACGCCCAGCTCGCCACCCAGGCCGTCACCACCGAGCTCAACGCCTTCCTCGGCACCGCCGAGCGCACCATGCTCCACGACGCCTCGTGGCACTTCCTGCGCATCGGCCAGCACCTCGAACGCGCCATCATGACCTGCAGCGCCCTCCGCTACGTCCTCGGCGCCATCGACGAAGAAATTCGCGCCACCTCGCCCACCTCTCAACCCCGCGAAAACCCCGAGCTCTCCGCCCTCCTTCGCATGTTGGGCTCTCAGGACGCCTACCGCCGTATCTACCAAACCCGTACGCGCCCCCGCTTCGTCGCCGCGCTCTTCCTCCAGCAGCCCGATGCCCCGAGAAGCATCTGCCAGAATCTCCGTCAGATCCGCGAATCCCTCTTATCCATCCAGAGCGACCTCCCCGGCGCGGATGAAACCGGCGTCACCACCGTCAACGAACTCCTCCAGTTCCTCGATCACGTCACCCTCGACCGCCACTTCGACGCCACCGATTCCGAGACGCCCCTTCGCAGCCTCGAAGAAATCCTCTCCGAAGTCCTCGAACGCCTCTACGCCCTGCACCCCTTGTTAAGCGACCACTACTTCAGCCACCAAGCCCGCATCCCCGCCCAATCCGAACTCCACCTTTAG